A single region of the Pseudorhodoplanes sp. genome encodes:
- a CDS encoding branched-chain amino acid ABC transporter permease codes for MNAKIPGIALLAFLLCMPFVVQSEFWLSFWLLVLMFTFLGQAWNVLGGYGGQFSFGHALFFGVGAFGTAILQVRHGVNAYAAGAIAIALGAIIGGTVGLLVFRYRLRGAYFALVTLAFAEVARVLVSSFDYTGSGFGMLVPLARSAGNFQFQDRKVFYLIAWALVVLGCLVAMWLENSRFGARLMAVRENEDAAQALGIDLVRTKVCAIMLSGAMAATVGVFYVQNFLFVDSHLAFGPAMSIEALLVSIIGGMGTVFGPLFGAIVLHALGEVAKQITGNAPGLNLVFYGVLLILALRFLPNGIAGLFTRRFVRRHHREAANA; via the coding sequence ATGAACGCGAAGATCCCCGGCATAGCGCTGCTCGCGTTTCTCCTGTGCATGCCGTTCGTCGTGCAGTCCGAATTCTGGCTTTCCTTCTGGTTGCTCGTTCTGATGTTCACCTTTCTTGGCCAGGCATGGAACGTGCTCGGCGGTTACGGCGGACAATTCTCCTTCGGTCATGCGCTGTTTTTCGGGGTCGGTGCGTTCGGAACAGCTATCCTGCAGGTGCGGCACGGAGTGAACGCCTATGCGGCCGGAGCGATTGCGATCGCACTGGGTGCAATCATCGGCGGCACGGTAGGTCTTCTCGTCTTTCGCTACCGGCTACGTGGGGCCTATTTTGCACTCGTCACGCTCGCCTTCGCGGAGGTCGCGCGTGTGCTTGTGTCCTCTTTCGACTATACGGGCAGCGGCTTTGGCATGCTGGTACCGCTCGCGCGCAGCGCCGGGAACTTTCAGTTCCAGGACCGCAAGGTGTTTTATCTCATCGCCTGGGCACTGGTCGTATTAGGCTGCCTCGTGGCGATGTGGCTTGAGAACTCCCGTTTCGGTGCCAGGCTAATGGCGGTGCGCGAAAACGAGGATGCCGCCCAGGCGCTCGGCATCGACCTCGTCCGCACCAAGGTCTGTGCGATCATGCTTTCGGGCGCGATGGCGGCAACGGTCGGCGTCTTCTACGTGCAGAACTTCCTGTTCGTCGACAGCCACCTGGCTTTCGGTCCTGCGATGTCGATCGAAGCATTGCTTGTATCCATTATTGGCGGAATGGGGACAGTGTTCGGACCGCTGTTTGGCGCGATCGTGCTGCATGCGCTGGGGGAAGTGGCTAAACAGATCACAGGCAACGCGCCCGGACTCAATCTCGTATTCTACGGCGTTCTGCTCATTCTTGCGCTGCGCTTCCTGCCGAATGGCATTGCCGGCCTGTTCACCCGCCGCTTCGTGCGCCGCCATCACCGGGAGGCTGCGAATGCTTGA
- a CDS encoding branched-chain amino acid ABC transporter permease, with product MLNFGLLLPAVLNGVTTGAVYALIALGLTLIYGVLHIINFAHGSLLMLALYAAFFLYTLAGVDPYIALFLLIPAFFALGYALQRFVIQPASHGRDENILLVTLGLAIIIDNLALWLWTSTTRTIDTWYSFEVIDLGFAFIPLPKIIAFLSALAFAALLWVLIAFTDLGKAIRAVAREREGARLVGIRVEHVYAMTFGIGTAAVAAAACLLLPTFYVTPQVGYAFVLVAFTTVVLGGMGSFVGALIAGILLGIVEALCGLYLGESLGQIGIFAIFILILLFRPVGLFGARA from the coding sequence ATGCTCAACTTCGGCCTGTTACTTCCCGCCGTGCTGAACGGAGTGACGACGGGGGCGGTCTACGCCCTCATCGCACTCGGGCTGACGCTCATCTACGGCGTTTTGCACATCATCAATTTTGCGCACGGAAGCCTGCTGATGCTGGCCCTCTATGCGGCGTTTTTCCTGTATACGCTCGCCGGCGTCGACCCCTATATCGCGTTGTTCCTGCTGATACCGGCGTTCTTCGCGCTTGGCTATGCACTGCAGCGTTTCGTCATCCAGCCGGCCAGCCATGGGCGCGACGAGAATATCCTGCTCGTCACGCTCGGTCTTGCCATCATCATCGACAATCTGGCGCTGTGGCTGTGGACGTCGACGACACGCACAATCGACACCTGGTATTCGTTCGAGGTGATCGACCTTGGCTTTGCGTTCATCCCTCTGCCAAAAATCATTGCTTTTCTCAGCGCGCTCGCCTTTGCCGCGCTGTTGTGGGTATTGATCGCATTCACCGATCTTGGCAAGGCCATCCGGGCAGTGGCGCGCGAGCGCGAAGGTGCGCGCCTTGTTGGGATCCGCGTCGAACACGTTTATGCCATGACATTCGGAATCGGCACGGCGGCGGTGGCGGCGGCCGCCTGTCTTCTGCTGCCCACCTTCTACGTCACCCCTCAGGTCGGGTATGCCTTCGTGCTAGTCGCCTTCACGACGGTGGTGCTCGGCGGCATGGGCAGCTTCGTTGGCGCGCTCATCGCTGGGATCCTGCTCGGCATCGTCGAAGCCCTGTGCGGACTTTATCTCGGTGAAAGCCTGGGCCAGATCGGCATCTTCGCCATCTTCATCCTCATCCTGCTGTTCCGCCCGGTGGGCCTGTTCGGAGCGCGAGCATGA
- a CDS encoding GntR family transcriptional regulator: protein MPITSPATSALLADRSPMPLYHRLYVILRDRIASGQHPEGSVLPSEIELTESFKVSRITAKRALDELAAEGLVVRVRGRGTTVTGRAAALVGARPITANIDGLLENLSAIGRETSVEVIEFDYVGPPDLARIQLALDPGALAQRAVRVRSLDGIPLSQSTTYVPEHIGRAYGARELATTALIDLLERAGVIVGAAEQSITATLADSLTASRLKIGVGAPLLLMKRCVKDRDGKPVQYIEVLYRPDRFEYRMSLTRDQAAGHGRFSSKGAAAVAAKIVKPPKRPSKSLKTQKGKRRCITG, encoded by the coding sequence GTGCCGATCACCTCGCCTGCCACTTCGGCGCTCCTTGCCGACAGGTCACCGATGCCGCTGTACCATCGGCTCTATGTGATTTTGCGCGATCGCATTGCGAGCGGCCAGCATCCCGAAGGATCTGTCCTGCCGAGCGAGATTGAGCTCACGGAGAGCTTCAAGGTCAGCCGCATCACCGCGAAGCGGGCGCTCGATGAACTTGCCGCCGAGGGGCTGGTGGTGCGCGTGCGCGGACGAGGCACTACGGTAACCGGACGCGCGGCCGCATTGGTCGGTGCCCGGCCAATTACTGCCAATATCGACGGGCTGCTTGAGAATCTCAGCGCTATCGGACGCGAGACATCAGTCGAGGTCATTGAATTCGACTATGTGGGGCCGCCCGATTTGGCACGAATCCAACTCGCGCTTGATCCTGGTGCGCTCGCGCAGCGGGCGGTGCGGGTTCGCAGCCTGGACGGCATACCGCTCTCGCAATCCACCACCTATGTGCCCGAACATATCGGCCGCGCCTATGGTGCCAGAGAGCTTGCGACAACCGCGTTGATCGACTTGCTGGAACGTGCCGGGGTCATCGTCGGCGCAGCCGAGCAATCGATCACGGCCACCCTCGCCGACAGTTTGACCGCCTCGCGGCTGAAGATCGGCGTCGGCGCGCCGCTTCTGCTCATGAAGCGGTGCGTGAAGGACAGAGACGGCAAACCGGTACAGTACATCGAGGTTCTCTATCGGCCTGACCGTTTTGAATATCGCATGTCGCTGACGCGCGATCAGGCCGCGGGCCACGGACGCTTTTCGTCCAAAGGGGCGGCCGCAGTTGCCGCCAAAATTGTGAAGCCGCCCAAGCGGCCATCGAAGAGCCTGAAAACGCAGAAGGGGAAAAGGCGATGCATAACAGGATGA
- a CDS encoding tripartite tricarboxylate transporter substrate binding protein, producing the protein MNCRRLFHTGLLSIALGLCGILGSEGHADTPADSYPSQLVRIVVPFSAGSATDILARVISDKLGPIWKQQVIVENRPGVAGVASAAKSAPDGYTIMLTSNGHTIIGKINKSLPFDPVNDFVGIAKVASMPMILITSPDSPAKSLSDFISNARSKPGKASYASAGLGSAANIAGELFKQTAKLDMMHVPYRGTPDAQTSVMRADTDMFFTPAGNSVDLIQSGKVRALAISSAARLPNLPSVPTFAEAGLPQFVYDAWFGIFAPAGTPRAILQKISQDVGAVMNMPEVRGLLSKQGVSAASSSPEEFAALIKADTARFGRLMDGAQK; encoded by the coding sequence ATGAATTGCCGGCGCTTATTCCACACAGGTTTGCTTTCCATTGCGCTCGGTCTATGCGGCATCCTTGGAAGTGAAGGTCATGCCGATACGCCGGCAGATTCCTACCCCAGCCAGCTTGTTCGCATCGTAGTGCCGTTCTCGGCCGGAAGCGCGACGGATATTCTGGCGCGAGTCATCAGCGACAAGTTAGGTCCGATATGGAAGCAGCAAGTCATCGTTGAGAATCGGCCTGGTGTCGCGGGCGTTGCAAGTGCTGCCAAGTCCGCACCTGACGGCTACACGATCATGCTGACGTCAAATGGGCACACGATTATCGGCAAGATCAACAAAAGCCTGCCATTCGACCCGGTGAACGATTTTGTCGGAATTGCCAAAGTCGCCTCCATGCCGATGATCCTGATCACCTCTCCGGATTCGCCTGCGAAATCTCTGAGCGACTTTATTTCCAACGCTCGGTCGAAGCCGGGCAAGGCAAGCTACGCATCCGCCGGTCTCGGAAGTGCTGCGAACATCGCCGGGGAGCTTTTCAAACAGACAGCCAAGCTCGACATGATGCATGTGCCTTACAGAGGTACGCCGGACGCACAGACAAGCGTCATGCGTGCTGACACGGACATGTTTTTTACGCCGGCCGGCAACAGCGTCGATCTTATTCAGAGCGGGAAGGTGCGGGCTCTGGCCATATCGAGCGCAGCTCGTTTGCCAAATCTGCCGAGTGTTCCGACCTTTGCCGAAGCTGGACTTCCACAATTTGTGTACGACGCATGGTTCGGAATATTCGCACCGGCCGGAACGCCCCGCGCGATCTTGCAGAAGATCAGTCAGGACGTCGGAGCGGTCATGAATATGCCGGAGGTCCGGGGACTTCTGTCGAAGCAGGGAGTCTCGGCGGCGTCGTCGAGTCCTGAAGAGTTCGCGGCCCTGATCAAGGCGGACACGGCCCGATTTGGCCGTCTGATGGACGGCGCCCAGAAGTAG
- a CDS encoding ABC transporter substrate-binding protein, with protein MPAILRAQGQSIKIGILHPVTGGLAYEGEQCRKGALLALEEINAAGGIKSMGGAKLEPVLADAQSKPEVGAAEVDRLAEAGVLAIQGPYASGIALATTQAAAKHNLPHLVDVGVVDQIIARGLPNTFRFAPGFGKVTSFALDALQKINAAAGNPAKTAVIVHEDGAFGSGMAKLLNEKLPGLGIQVLQSLSHPTPQRDFTNIALQVRQANPDLIIPSNYKNDFILMARTFRQQRVRPKVAIYALLGGAASNVAFAKQYPDAAEYIMDCNHWYNPTKALSRTFAKKVADKGWDLTYELMLNYSCMRVLADALERAGAPDRAKIIDALASSTYNDHIMPYGPTKFVKGQNEGAQPANTQILKGNVEVIFPQEFASAKAVFPVPQGG; from the coding sequence ATGCCGGCAATCTTGCGTGCGCAAGGCCAGAGTATCAAAATTGGCATTCTGCATCCGGTCACCGGCGGCCTCGCCTATGAGGGCGAGCAGTGCCGCAAGGGTGCATTGCTGGCGCTCGAGGAAATCAATGCGGCTGGCGGTATCAAGTCGATGGGCGGGGCGAAGCTTGAGCCCGTTCTGGCCGATGCACAATCCAAGCCTGAGGTGGGCGCGGCGGAAGTCGATCGACTGGCTGAGGCGGGCGTTCTTGCCATCCAAGGTCCCTATGCATCCGGCATCGCACTTGCGACCACCCAGGCTGCTGCCAAACACAATCTTCCGCATCTCGTCGATGTCGGAGTGGTTGACCAAATCATCGCGCGTGGCCTGCCGAACACGTTCCGCTTTGCTCCTGGCTTCGGAAAGGTCACGTCGTTCGCGTTGGACGCTTTGCAGAAAATCAACGCGGCGGCTGGCAACCCCGCCAAGACAGCCGTAATTGTTCACGAAGACGGTGCTTTCGGCTCCGGTATGGCCAAGCTGCTGAACGAGAAACTGCCCGGTCTTGGCATACAGGTACTGCAATCGCTGAGCCACCCGACTCCACAGCGCGACTTCACCAACATCGCGCTGCAGGTCCGGCAGGCCAATCCGGATCTCATTATCCCATCGAACTATAAAAACGATTTTATCCTGATGGCGCGAACCTTCCGCCAGCAGCGTGTCCGCCCAAAAGTGGCGATCTATGCCTTGCTAGGCGGTGCCGCGTCGAATGTCGCCTTTGCCAAGCAATATCCGGATGCGGCTGAATACATCATGGACTGCAACCACTGGTACAATCCAACCAAAGCGCTCTCAAGGACCTTCGCCAAGAAGGTGGCCGACAAGGGCTGGGATCTGACTTATGAACTGATGCTCAACTATTCCTGCATGCGCGTGCTGGCCGATGCGCTCGAGCGCGCGGGTGCACCGGACCGCGCCAAGATCATCGATGCGCTCGCGTCGTCGACATACAACGACCACATCATGCCTTATGGTCCGACGAAGTTCGTCAAAGGCCAGAACGAAGGTGCGCAGCCCGCCAATACGCAGATCCTAAAGGGCAATGTCGAGGTAATTTTCCCGCAGGAATTTGCCTCAGCAAAGGCTGTATTTCCGGTGCCGCAGGGCGGTTGA
- a CDS encoding ABC transporter ATP-binding protein, with amino-acid sequence MLEVRDLNKRYGGIRAIDGVSLDVSEGEIVALIGPNGAGKTTLFAAIAGFVRPDAGSVRLAGNDITGLPPHVICARGLVRTFQIVQPFGALSVRENIAVGAHLHRAARRGALAKAEEVAEQVGLGKRLDQPAATLTVAGRKRLELARALATDPKLLLLDEVMAGLNPTEVADIVPVMRAVRDSGVTILLIEHVMQAVVSLATRAYVLNNGRIIASGTTAEVASDPQVIEAYLGHGAAARVKSRLEAAHAP; translated from the coding sequence ATGCTTGAGGTGCGCGATCTCAACAAGCGCTACGGCGGCATCAGAGCGATTGACGGCGTTTCGCTCGATGTGTCCGAAGGTGAGATCGTCGCCTTGATCGGCCCAAACGGCGCAGGCAAGACGACATTGTTCGCTGCGATCGCAGGGTTTGTGCGGCCAGACGCTGGTAGCGTGCGGCTCGCAGGCAATGACATTACAGGACTGCCACCGCATGTCATCTGTGCGCGCGGCCTGGTGCGCACGTTCCAGATTGTACAGCCCTTTGGCGCGCTGAGCGTGCGCGAAAATATCGCGGTCGGAGCGCATCTCCATCGCGCGGCGCGCCGCGGCGCGCTCGCGAAGGCTGAAGAAGTGGCCGAACAGGTTGGACTCGGCAAACGGCTTGATCAACCGGCGGCAACGCTGACCGTTGCGGGCCGCAAGCGGCTCGAACTCGCCCGCGCGCTGGCGACCGACCCCAAGCTGCTCCTTCTCGACGAAGTGATGGCTGGCCTCAATCCGACCGAGGTCGCCGATATCGTTCCGGTCATGCGGGCAGTCCGCGACAGCGGTGTCACCATCCTGCTGATCGAGCATGTCATGCAGGCCGTGGTGAGCCTCGCCACACGCGCATATGTGCTCAATAATGGCCGGATCATCGCGTCCGGCACAACCGCCGAGGTCGCGAGCGATCCGCAAGTGATCGAAGCCTATCTCGGACACGGCGCGGCTGCGCGGGTAAAGAGTCGGCTGGAGGCCGCCCATGCTCCTTGA
- a CDS encoding oxaloacetate decarboxylase, with translation MILSERLRQPPLIVAPGCYDALSALLIERAGFEVAYVSGASIAYTRFGRPDIGLVSFSEVADTVAAIRERVGIPLIVDMDTGFGNALNVRRTVTLLARAGASALQLEDQMTPKRCGHLADKQLIGPSEMVGKIKAALDARPSKDVLLVARTDAIAVEGFNAALDRAEAYVEAGADVLFIEAPRSAAELAAIGTRFRGRTPLLANMVEGGETPLTDASKLETLGFSIAIFPGGTVRALARALGDYFASLKTHGTTAPFRDRMLDFKGINDIVGTNNMLELGRCYD, from the coding sequence ATGATCTTATCCGAACGTCTGCGGCAACCTCCCCTTATCGTCGCCCCCGGATGCTACGACGCGCTGTCCGCGCTGCTGATCGAGCGCGCGGGCTTCGAGGTAGCTTATGTGTCAGGCGCGTCCATCGCCTATACACGCTTCGGCCGACCGGATATCGGGCTCGTCTCATTCAGTGAAGTTGCGGACACTGTCGCCGCGATCCGCGAGCGGGTCGGGATTCCCCTCATCGTCGACATGGATACCGGTTTCGGAAACGCACTCAATGTACGGCGCACCGTGACATTGCTTGCGCGCGCGGGCGCCTCCGCACTGCAACTTGAAGACCAAATGACGCCAAAACGGTGCGGGCATCTTGCCGATAAGCAGCTCATCGGCCCCTCCGAGATGGTCGGCAAGATCAAGGCCGCACTTGATGCCCGGCCGAGCAAAGACGTGCTGCTTGTCGCGCGCACCGACGCAATCGCAGTCGAGGGCTTCAACGCCGCGCTTGATCGCGCCGAGGCTTATGTGGAAGCCGGCGCCGATGTGCTCTTCATCGAGGCACCACGATCGGCCGCAGAACTCGCCGCGATCGGGACGCGCTTTCGCGGGCGCACCCCTCTGCTCGCCAATATGGTGGAAGGCGGCGAGACGCCACTCACCGATGCCAGCAAACTCGAGACCCTCGGCTTCTCCATCGCGATCTTTCCAGGCGGCACCGTGCGGGCGCTTGCGCGTGCGCTCGGCGACTATTTTGCGAGCCTGAAGACACACGGGACGACCGCGCCCTTCCGTGACCGAATGCTTGATTTCAAGGGCATTAACGACATCGTGGGGACGAACAACATGCTGGAGCTTGGGCGATGCTATGACTGA
- a CDS encoding LacI family DNA-binding transcriptional regulator, whose translation MKEVAKASGVHISTVSRALNPATRDLVKAQIATRILETAQRLGYRANTLASSLRTRQSKVVGFVVPDISSLLFPPILEGIEDTLLKMGYMTIVANTANDADRYRRVLSGMTERQVDGLIIAAATLPDPILDEWLQGRAPIVLINRTDESGRAPAVLNDDLRGIGLAVKHLAALGHTRIAHIAGPSRLSTGMMRLRGFNLAVSELSLSKVANTVIEAEAFSRVAGKAACLSLLARKPDITAIVAANDLIALGCYDAFKERGISCPTDISITGYNDAPFMDMVRPALTTVHIQQREMGAEAARLLLARMQGQDVAADVWLRPTLIERSSTAIPRKL comes from the coding sequence ATGAAGGAGGTCGCCAAAGCCAGCGGCGTCCATATCTCCACCGTCTCCCGCGCGCTGAACCCGGCGACGCGCGATCTGGTGAAAGCTCAGATCGCTACGCGCATTCTGGAAACAGCTCAGCGGCTCGGCTATCGGGCCAACACGCTGGCCTCCAGCCTTCGCACAAGGCAATCAAAAGTCGTCGGCTTTGTCGTCCCCGACATCTCAAGCTTGCTGTTTCCGCCAATTTTGGAAGGTATTGAAGATACGCTCCTCAAGATGGGGTACATGACGATCGTGGCCAACACCGCCAATGATGCTGATCGGTATCGCAGGGTTCTTTCCGGAATGACCGAACGTCAGGTTGACGGGCTGATTATCGCGGCAGCAACGCTTCCTGACCCCATTCTCGATGAGTGGCTTCAAGGCCGGGCGCCCATCGTTCTTATCAACCGCACAGACGAGAGCGGTCGGGCGCCTGCGGTTTTGAATGATGATCTGCGGGGGATCGGGCTCGCCGTCAAGCATCTGGCGGCGCTGGGCCACACCCGCATCGCGCATATTGCCGGCCCATCGCGATTGTCGACAGGCATGATGAGATTGCGGGGATTCAATCTGGCGGTCAGCGAGCTCTCGCTTTCGAAAGTCGCGAATACGGTTATCGAGGCGGAGGCGTTCTCGCGAGTGGCGGGGAAGGCGGCATGCCTCAGTCTTCTGGCCAGGAAACCCGATATAACGGCCATTGTTGCAGCCAATGACCTGATTGCGCTCGGATGTTACGACGCGTTCAAGGAACGGGGCATCAGCTGTCCGACGGATATCTCAATCACGGGATATAACGACGCGCCGTTCATGGACATGGTTCGACCGGCGCTGACAACCGTTCACATCCAACAGCGTGAGATGGGAGCGGAAGCTGCCCGCCTGCTATTGGCGCGGATGCAGGGGCAAGATGTGGCAGCAGACGTATGGCTTCGCCCCACATTAATTGAGCGAAGTTCAACAGCAATTCCACGCAAGCTGTGA
- a CDS encoding ABC transporter ATP-binding protein translates to MLLEVGRMEAGYGAVPVLRGLDMHVAQGEVIAVLGANGAGKSTLNRVLSGLMPPWKGIVRFEGADTTGRDASYMVEAGLVHVPEGRRIFPNLNVRENLELGSYRRGRNNRARNLERAFSIFPRLKERIGQAAGTLSGGEQQMLAIARGLMAEPKLLILDEPSLGLSPLLVEEVFGLIQRVQEDGPGILLVEQNVVQSLAIASRGYMLENGAFVLEGPAAALLDDPQLKKTYLGL, encoded by the coding sequence ATGCTCCTTGAGGTGGGCCGGATGGAAGCAGGTTACGGCGCTGTTCCAGTATTGCGCGGCCTCGACATGCACGTTGCGCAGGGTGAGGTGATCGCTGTTCTGGGTGCGAACGGTGCCGGCAAATCCACGCTCAATCGCGTGTTAAGCGGACTGATGCCTCCCTGGAAAGGAATCGTGCGTTTCGAGGGCGCTGACACCACAGGCCGCGACGCATCCTACATGGTTGAGGCCGGCCTCGTACATGTGCCAGAGGGCCGGCGCATCTTCCCTAACCTCAATGTGCGCGAAAACCTCGAACTTGGCAGCTATCGGCGTGGCCGGAACAATCGCGCACGAAATCTTGAACGCGCATTCAGCATCTTCCCGAGGCTAAAGGAACGTATAGGCCAAGCCGCCGGCACTCTCTCCGGTGGTGAACAGCAGATGCTTGCAATCGCCCGCGGATTGATGGCGGAACCGAAACTCCTGATCCTCGACGAACCTTCGCTTGGTCTGTCACCATTGCTCGTCGAAGAGGTTTTCGGACTGATCCAGCGCGTTCAGGAGGATGGCCCGGGAATCCTGCTGGTCGAGCAGAATGTGGTGCAGTCGCTCGCAATCGCATCGCGCGGCTATATGCTGGAAAATGGAGCTTTCGTACTCGAAGGTCCGGCAGCGGCTCTGCTCGACGACCCGCAATTGAAGAAGACATATCTGGGTCTGTAA
- a CDS encoding RidA family protein — MLKTRNPSQVAPPAGVYSHSVEVPPNARWLVTAGQVGVRPDGTVPEGFEAQHDQIWQNTLAILADAGMGPENIVRINVYSTDPTGLQFVKPHREKYLRAGHIPASTWVVVSQLANPKWVVEMETIAAKA, encoded by the coding sequence ATGCTGAAAACCAGAAATCCGTCACAGGTGGCGCCGCCAGCAGGGGTTTACAGCCACTCTGTCGAGGTCCCTCCGAATGCGCGCTGGCTGGTCACAGCCGGGCAGGTCGGCGTGCGGCCCGATGGCACCGTTCCTGAAGGATTTGAGGCCCAGCACGATCAGATCTGGCAAAACACGCTGGCTATTCTCGCGGATGCCGGAATGGGACCGGAAAATATCGTGCGGATCAATGTCTATTCGACGGATCCAACCGGATTGCAATTCGTGAAGCCGCATCGTGAGAAATATTTGCGGGCTGGACATATCCCGGCCTCAACCTGGGTCGTTGTCAGTCAGCTTGCAAATCCGAAATGGGTCGTGGAGATGGAGACAATTGCGGCCAAGGCGTAG
- a CDS encoding nuclear transport factor 2 family protein yields the protein MSVKTREEAIQFANSYLSAMEARDLSGAEKYLAGKVVLTFPGGAVFRSLGEIVSNSGSRYARVGKAIENWDAFEGGDCWVVYCLGTLHGEWRDGTAFSGIRFIDRFEIDGTGIRRQDVWNDSGEYRLGSTAS from the coding sequence ATGTCGGTCAAGACGCGCGAGGAGGCCATCCAATTTGCGAATTCATATCTTTCAGCGATGGAAGCCCGTGATCTGAGTGGCGCTGAAAAATACCTTGCTGGCAAGGTTGTTTTGACGTTTCCCGGTGGAGCAGTTTTTCGTAGCCTTGGCGAGATCGTCAGTAACTCGGGCAGCCGTTACGCCCGCGTCGGGAAGGCCATCGAAAATTGGGATGCCTTTGAAGGCGGCGACTGCTGGGTTGTGTATTGCCTCGGTACGCTCCATGGGGAGTGGCGCGATGGTACGGCATTTTCAGGCATCCGCTTCATCGATCGCTTTGAAATCGACGGAACGGGCATTCGACGTCAGGATGTCTGGAATGATTCAGGTGAGTATCGGCTCGGATCTACGGCATCATAA